From a region of the Paenibacillus lutimineralis genome:
- the addA gene encoding helicase-exonuclease AddAB subunit AddA produces the protein MNIPKPQGSFWSDDQWRAITLTGGDILVAAAAGSGKTAVLVERIIRKLSSREHPLDVDRLLVATFTKAAASEMRGRIREALEKELAQDPGNEHLTRQLAMLGRASITTLHSFCMEVIQRYYTMIPLDPGFRIASESETALLRQEVLEQLFEDKYASAEDGNRFLSLVDWFGGERSDDAVFALVLKLYDFAQSHSWPEQWLREAADAFAAPDAAALEDSLWVQSIVRDTELALIGAADLLRQARTITEAPGGPQPYSITFEDDIQVIGGLLTAVQERPWAELYDVFQSASFGKLKPCKKDQTDPLLQERAKALREEAKKLVSELQTQLFGRTTEAYLAELHQSAPLMKELAELIAEFGARYRTDKTARGWLDFADLEHYCLQILRHPDSSPGDLQPSAAALEYQAQYDEVLLDEYQDTNTVQEDIISLIARTAPGNRFMVGDVKQSIYRFRLAEPGLFLQKYRSYGDEIGEQGLRIDLARNFRSRQEVVNAVNMLFRQMMNESAMEIEYDKRAELVYGEGFPEMGQDGDEYRPELLLIDRSKDSSASVTEADSADGADSGSGETEEAIELEAVQLEARAIAERIRKLLGEGGRSPLQIYDKQLRAMRSVGYRDMTILLRSTLSWAPVMIEELRREGIPAAAELSQGYFQASEVDTMLSLLQVIDNPLQDIPLAAVLRSPLYGFSEEELAEIRLAAERGHFYEAVLNAAQSEPGHFEEVELTENGSKNSWIIAEDEGTAEDLCLEENTRVVSAAKIGSANETHSTEYGSSARLAVRLQRFLSQLSEWRNRAREGELSNLIWGIFRDTGYLDWVGGLPGGSQRQSNLRSLYDRATQYESATSSRGLFRFLRYIQRLKDNGGDLGAAASTEGQEDAVSIMTIHKSKGLEFPVVFVAGLSRMFNRQDLNAPFLIHKEMGFGPKFIDNELRVSYPTLPNLAIRRRAQMELLAEEMRVLYVALTRPKEKLILVSSVKDLAKSAQNWGGVLEVQEERLPDYVLVRGRCYLDWIGPALIRHAAASELRRFGGLPETTSAALADGSAAWTIELVSAQEVAVPTAHIEAAAAGMGGAVEEFGLNVLTADEGARTDFGRDELDRLIESRLNWVYPHTAATRISAKTSVTEMKTWHQTEEESGANLFTTAEMKQEMSQNAEQVDFKLHLRRPRFMEQAKLTPTERGTAYHTVMQHLPFDKGRDEAVVAELLQSLIEKRIMTVEQAAEIDTARIAEFWNSPVGKLLDRADWVKRELPFSYGLSATEAYPTLAPLAELFAGPVTLSETSGNIVDKAPNSLVKDSVNSLDSEADRTPDPDRLNALPGLDGETVLIQGVVDCLFFADGKQYLLDYKSDKVLEHRGGVEALAEFYRFQLDLYAKAIKDITGVPVDEKWLYFIDSGDVIKL, from the coding sequence ATGAATATACCGAAGCCGCAAGGAAGCTTCTGGAGCGATGATCAATGGCGTGCTATTACGCTGACTGGCGGGGATATTCTCGTTGCGGCGGCAGCTGGCTCAGGCAAGACAGCAGTGCTGGTCGAGAGAATCATCCGCAAGCTGTCTTCGCGAGAGCATCCGCTTGATGTTGACCGTCTGCTCGTTGCTACGTTTACCAAGGCAGCTGCGTCGGAGATGAGAGGGCGGATTCGTGAAGCACTGGAGAAGGAGCTGGCACAGGATCCGGGCAACGAACATCTTACACGACAGTTGGCGATGCTCGGGCGCGCTTCAATTACGACGCTGCACTCCTTCTGTATGGAAGTCATTCAGCGCTATTACACTATGATTCCGCTGGATCCGGGATTTCGAATTGCTTCGGAGAGCGAGACGGCACTGCTCAGACAAGAGGTTCTGGAGCAGCTGTTCGAGGACAAGTATGCCTCAGCGGAGGACGGGAACCGCTTCTTAAGTTTGGTCGACTGGTTTGGTGGTGAGCGGAGTGATGATGCGGTTTTCGCCCTGGTGTTGAAGCTGTATGATTTCGCACAAAGCCATTCTTGGCCGGAACAATGGCTGCGCGAAGCAGCTGATGCTTTTGCCGCTCCGGATGCGGCTGCACTTGAGGACAGCTTGTGGGTTCAGAGCATTGTCCGCGATACGGAGCTCGCGTTGATCGGGGCTGCAGATTTGCTAAGGCAGGCTCGTACGATTACCGAGGCTCCGGGTGGTCCCCAGCCCTACTCGATTACATTTGAAGATGATATACAAGTGATCGGTGGCCTATTGACTGCGGTTCAGGAACGTCCGTGGGCCGAGCTTTATGATGTCTTTCAATCCGCAAGCTTTGGCAAGCTGAAGCCGTGCAAGAAGGACCAGACAGACCCTTTGCTGCAGGAACGGGCCAAAGCACTGCGCGAGGAAGCGAAGAAGCTGGTCAGTGAACTGCAGACTCAGTTATTCGGACGCACTACAGAGGCTTATTTGGCCGAGTTGCATCAATCTGCGCCTCTAATGAAGGAGCTTGCTGAGCTGATTGCTGAGTTCGGTGCTCGCTACCGTACGGACAAGACAGCCAGAGGCTGGCTTGACTTTGCTGACTTGGAGCATTATTGCCTGCAAATCCTGCGGCATCCTGACTCGAGTCCGGGAGATTTACAGCCATCTGCGGCTGCTCTCGAATATCAGGCCCAATATGATGAAGTGCTGCTCGACGAATATCAGGATACGAATACAGTTCAGGAGGATATTATCTCCCTGATTGCCCGGACTGCTCCTGGCAATCGCTTCATGGTCGGCGATGTGAAGCAGAGTATCTATCGGTTCCGGCTTGCAGAACCCGGGTTATTCCTACAGAAGTATCGTAGCTACGGGGACGAGATCGGCGAGCAAGGTTTAAGAATCGACTTGGCCCGGAACTTCCGCAGCCGCCAAGAAGTTGTTAATGCGGTCAACATGCTGTTCAGACAGATGATGAACGAGAGCGCGATGGAGATCGAATACGACAAGCGGGCCGAACTCGTGTATGGCGAGGGGTTTCCTGAGATGGGACAAGACGGAGATGAATATCGTCCCGAGCTGCTCTTGATCGATCGCAGCAAGGATAGTTCGGCTTCTGTGACTGAAGCGGATAGCGCTGATGGAGCAGATAGCGGGAGCGGTGAGACGGAGGAAGCCATCGAGCTTGAGGCTGTACAGCTGGAGGCACGAGCGATAGCAGAGCGAATCCGCAAGCTGCTTGGCGAAGGCGGACGCTCTCCGCTGCAAATCTATGATAAGCAGTTACGCGCCATGCGTTCGGTGGGTTATCGGGATATGACGATTTTGCTCAGATCCACGCTGTCTTGGGCACCTGTCATGATCGAAGAGCTGCGGCGCGAGGGCATACCGGCTGCGGCTGAGTTGAGCCAGGGATATTTCCAGGCTTCTGAAGTAGACACGATGCTGTCGTTGCTTCAGGTGATCGATAATCCGCTTCAGGATATACCGCTGGCTGCTGTACTTCGCTCGCCGCTATATGGCTTCTCGGAAGAGGAATTGGCTGAGATACGCCTTGCAGCCGAGCGTGGTCATTTCTATGAAGCTGTTCTGAATGCCGCTCAGAGTGAGCCTGGTCATTTCGAAGAAGTAGAACTGACTGAGAACGGTTCGAAAAATAGTTGGATCATTGCGGAGGATGAGGGTACAGCAGAAGATCTCTGTCTAGAAGAGAACACAAGAGTAGTGAGTGCAGCTAAGATCGGCAGCGCTAATGAGACCCATTCGACTGAATATGGAAGCTCAGCACGACTGGCCGTAAGGCTGCAGCGTTTCCTAAGTCAACTCAGTGAGTGGCGGAACCGTGCCCGTGAAGGCGAGCTTAGCAATTTAATCTGGGGGATTTTCCGCGATACTGGTTATTTGGATTGGGTTGGTGGTTTGCCGGGAGGATCTCAGAGACAGTCCAACCTGCGCTCACTGTATGATCGCGCTACCCAGTATGAATCAGCGACTTCATCCAGGGGCTTGTTCCGCTTCCTTCGCTATATTCAGCGGCTTAAGGACAATGGAGGAGACTTGGGCGCTGCTGCCTCGACTGAGGGTCAAGAGGATGCGGTCAGCATCATGACGATTCATAAGAGTAAAGGTCTAGAGTTCCCGGTTGTATTCGTTGCCGGCCTCTCCAGAATGTTCAATCGCCAGGATTTGAATGCACCTTTTCTGATTCATAAAGAGATGGGCTTTGGTCCGAAATTCATCGACAACGAGCTCAGAGTCAGTTATCCAACCCTGCCGAATTTGGCAATCCGCAGACGGGCACAGATGGAGCTGTTGGCCGAGGAGATGCGTGTGCTCTATGTAGCTTTAACACGGCCGAAGGAGAAGCTGATTCTTGTCTCGTCTGTCAAAGATCTGGCCAAGTCCGCCCAGAATTGGGGCGGTGTGCTTGAGGTTCAGGAGGAGCGGCTGCCAGACTATGTGCTTGTGCGAGGCCGTTGCTATCTTGATTGGATCGGCCCGGCGCTGATACGACATGCTGCAGCTTCTGAGCTGCGCAGGTTCGGAGGACTGCCGGAGACAACAAGCGCAGCGCTTGCTGACGGTTCAGCGGCTTGGACGATTGAACTGGTAAGCGCACAAGAGGTAGCAGTACCGACGGCACATATTGAAGCTGCGGCAGCGGGGATGGGCGGAGCTGTCGAAGAATTCGGCTTGAATGTGCTGACGGCTGATGAAGGGGCAAGGACGGATTTCGGACGAGATGAGCTTGACCGTCTGATTGAGTCTCGATTGAATTGGGTATACCCACATACGGCAGCTACACGGATCTCTGCAAAGACATCGGTAACCGAGATGAAAACATGGCATCAAACCGAGGAAGAAAGTGGGGCCAATCTGTTCACCACAGCTGAAATGAAGCAGGAAATGTCCCAAAATGCGGAGCAGGTGGATTTCAAATTGCATCTGCGCAGACCTCGCTTCATGGAGCAGGCCAAATTGACGCCAACGGAACGCGGAACTGCGTATCATACAGTTATGCAGCATTTGCCCTTTGATAAAGGTAGAGATGAAGCTGTCGTTGCTGAACTGCTGCAGTCATTAATCGAGAAGAGGATTATGACGGTAGAGCAGGCTGCAGAGATTGATACGGCTCGTATCGCTGAATTCTGGAATAGCCCGGTCGGGAAATTACTGGACCGTGCGGATTGGGTTAAGCGCGAGCTGCCGTTTAGCTATGGATTGTCAGCTACCGAGGCGTATCCGACTCTAGCGCCTTTAGCGGAGCTATTTGCTGGGCCAGTAACGCTGTCTGAAACTAGCGGGAATATAGTGGATAAAGCTCCTAATAGCTTGGTTAAAGATAGTGTAAATTCACTTGATAGCGAGGCTGACAGGACACCAGATCCTGATAGGCTAAATGCGCTTCCTGGACTGGACGGCGAGACGGTTCTGATTCAAGGGGTTGTTGACTGTTTGTTTTTCGCAGATGGCAAACAGTATTTGCTGGATTACAAGAGCGACAAGGTGCTGGAGCACCGCGGCGGAGTAGAGGCATTGGCAGAGTTCTATCGCTTCCAATTGGATCTGTATGCCAAGGCCATTAAAGATATTACGGGCGTCCCGGTAGATGAGAAATGGTTGTATTTCATTGATAGCGGCGACGTGATTAAGCTGTGA
- a CDS encoding exonuclease SbcCD subunit D has translation MRILHTGDWHLGRTLEGRSRLPEQEQFLDELVSISEAEQVDVILMAGDVYDSVNPPAAAESLFYDAAARLAENGRQLIVIAGNHDQPERVASVSPLVSRRGIHLVGLPSVEAVKVQVPRTGEIATIAALPYPSESRLSELLAGESDEAELRLAYSAKVGRLMRQLAEAYRPDTVNLAMSHIYVLGGLESDSERPIQVGGAYTVDPSALDVGAQYTALGHLHRPQAVKAGSMMRYSGSPLAYSFSEAGQAKSVMLLDIAPGEEPIARELYLTSGRPLVRWACRGGLDEVRRWLEEGRDANAFIDLEINLTEAMSLGDIQTLRKAREGIIHIRPVYPGRDTEEQVFSRAGMPVDELFRRFYQRQSGGAEPEAELVNLFMSLIAEDEQQDGEEVEQA, from the coding sequence GTGCGTATTTTGCATACGGGGGATTGGCATTTGGGACGTACGCTTGAGGGCAGAAGCCGCTTGCCGGAGCAGGAGCAGTTCCTGGACGAGCTGGTCTCGATCTCGGAGGCGGAGCAGGTCGATGTCATACTGATGGCGGGGGATGTCTACGATAGTGTTAATCCGCCTGCGGCGGCGGAATCCCTGTTCTATGATGCGGCTGCACGGCTTGCGGAGAATGGAAGGCAGCTCATTGTGATCGCCGGCAACCATGACCAACCGGAGCGGGTCGCCTCTGTCTCGCCTTTAGTATCTCGGCGAGGAATCCACTTGGTGGGCTTGCCGTCCGTCGAAGCGGTCAAAGTTCAGGTGCCGCGTACGGGAGAGATCGCCACGATCGCTGCTCTGCCGTATCCTTCAGAATCGCGTCTGTCCGAGCTGCTGGCTGGTGAGAGTGATGAGGCTGAACTGCGCCTCGCGTATAGTGCGAAGGTTGGAAGATTAATGAGGCAGCTTGCCGAGGCTTATCGTCCGGACACCGTCAATTTGGCGATGAGCCATATTTATGTCCTGGGTGGTCTGGAGAGCGATTCGGAAAGACCGATCCAGGTCGGCGGCGCTTATACGGTGGATCCTTCTGCATTGGATGTTGGAGCGCAGTATACGGCGCTTGGACATCTGCATCGCCCTCAGGCGGTCAAAGCGGGCAGCATGATGCGCTACAGTGGCTCGCCGCTGGCATATAGCTTCTCGGAAGCAGGACAAGCCAAATCGGTGATGCTGCTGGATATTGCTCCAGGAGAGGAGCCGATAGCCAGAGAGTTGTATTTGACGAGCGGTCGACCTCTCGTGCGTTGGGCATGCCGCGGCGGATTAGACGAAGTACGGCGTTGGCTGGAAGAAGGCAGGGATGCCAATGCGTTCATCGATCTTGAGATCAACTTAACGGAAGCGATGTCGCTGGGTGATATTCAGACGCTTCGCAAGGCGCGTGAAGGGATAATACATATCCGTCCGGTATATCCAGGTCGTGACACGGAAGAGCAGGTCTTCTCCCGCGCAGGGATGCCGGTAGATGAGCTGTTCCGCCGTTTCTATCAGCGGCAGAGTGGCGGTGCTGAGCCGGAAGCGGAGTTGGTCAATCTGTTTATGTCGCTCATCGCTGAGGATGAGCAGCAGGATGGCGAGGAGGTGGAGCAAGCTTGA
- a CDS encoding AAA family ATPase, protein MKPITLKLAGLQSYREMQEIDFTELCDTGLFGIFGPTGSGKSTLLDAITLAMYGKVGRASGGTQGIMNQAEDSLFVSFTFELASAQGVERYRVERRFKRQNELSISNTLSRIVEISEEGDRVIADKLADVTRAVEEKIGLKMDDFTRAVVLPQGKFAEFLSLKGADRRQMLQRLFHLEQYGDLLVQKLSRKVKETDQTLKELEAEQQGLGNASEEALKQAESALREAAELAKLRREELAAAQRQADELAKLRELSEERGLRAAKLAELRAQEVDIAKLEADLARAAAAESLRPTLAAWREAQQVTATREQSAASAKQAATEASAAASQAAEAAELARLELAAKEPALLLRLSELEQAKRLQAECDVLLAELKQLQVSREEAARKREQLGAEQAKEEQLLAKAQQRQRELEQQRAGYEVAPDERERIQAAYHSAQEIARLQQQQAAAAQEEAAYRVRTEQAALRLQDLVQAKQLIETGCHDLAREALEQIYYLQQLSVDAVSCRQLLTQLEAELKASLKERELHIWSLRLAEQLQEGAPCPVCGSEHHPGMVLTEGQFADEEAELTQIGELLGRIQELQYELSRDLDTGNSLLELLGVDSSGAKNLAAEELELIETTGTARQETAASVMPSVRDGESEQSDPLTSLSVLQQSIVEIGEKQGQLRTLLQQLQRDARKAKADLTALLPQHSATQSESAAAIGLLDQSSSRSEALLEELTTKLGAWQQAYPPLSLDSVGQLQEQIQAKDRQLADVRERLAVSIPYIEERTARIASLVQKGVELDKQLLQAETQEQGKKALLQEKQERLNTWIGSEQVGQLLLEAENSLKSLRQAAEHTRKLQLETSTHSNEAGTLAASANQAAVSAREQEQYWAERCSEQLAASPFATEQEAVEALMSAEQSEASAQRIKVHRDEQLEHKIRLKELDVRLNGRMVDQADWEACQLALSLAKQQDEAALQGQARSERDLEDLASRHVRWKELEVRRLDLEHQAGLMAKLQTTLRGNAFVEYVAEEQLMNVSHAASQRLRSLTKQRYSLETDSGGGFVICDDANGGVKRPVGTLSGGETFLTSLALALALSAQIQLRGKYPLQFFFLDEGFGTLDPELLDTVITSLEHLHHDHLSVGIITHVAELRARLVRKLVVIPAESGGEGSKVVVERM, encoded by the coding sequence TTGAAGCCGATCACTTTAAAATTGGCGGGGCTGCAGAGCTACCGTGAGATGCAGGAGATTGATTTTACCGAACTGTGCGATACGGGCTTGTTCGGTATTTTTGGCCCTACCGGCAGTGGCAAATCGACGCTTCTGGATGCTATTACACTGGCGATGTACGGCAAGGTTGGACGAGCTTCGGGCGGGACGCAAGGAATTATGAATCAGGCTGAGGACAGCCTGTTTGTCTCGTTCACCTTCGAGTTAGCATCCGCTCAAGGAGTGGAGCGGTACCGGGTAGAGCGGCGCTTCAAGCGGCAAAATGAGCTGTCGATCAGCAACACGCTTAGCCGCATTGTGGAGATCAGTGAAGAAGGAGACCGGGTGATCGCTGATAAATTGGCGGATGTTACCCGTGCTGTAGAAGAGAAGATCGGCTTAAAAATGGATGATTTTACGCGCGCCGTCGTCCTTCCCCAAGGGAAATTTGCCGAGTTTCTGTCGCTAAAAGGGGCTGATCGCCGCCAGATGCTGCAGCGTCTGTTTCATCTGGAGCAGTATGGAGATCTGCTTGTACAGAAGCTCAGCCGTAAGGTCAAGGAGACCGACCAGACCTTAAAGGAGCTGGAGGCGGAGCAGCAGGGCCTGGGCAACGCCTCGGAGGAGGCGCTGAAGCAAGCGGAGAGCGCTTTGAGGGAAGCAGCGGAGCTTGCCAAGCTGCGGCGGGAAGAGCTTGCTGCTGCGCAGCGGCAGGCGGATGAGCTCGCGAAGCTGCGCGAGCTTAGCGAGGAGCGCGGCCTACGGGCGGCGAAGCTGGCTGAGCTGCGCGCGCAGGAGGTGGACATCGCGAAGCTGGAAGCCGATCTGGCCCGGGCTGCGGCGGCGGAGTCGCTTAGGCCGACGCTAGCCGCATGGAGGGAAGCGCAGCAGGTCACTGCCACGCGCGAACAGAGCGCTGCCAGCGCCAAGCAGGCGGCAACCGAGGCCTCCGCTGCAGCGAGCCAAGCAGCGGAAGCGGCGGAGTTGGCAAGGCTGGAGCTTGCCGCCAAGGAACCGGCGTTGCTGCTGCGGCTGAGCGAGCTGGAGCAGGCCAAACGCCTGCAAGCGGAATGTGATGTCCTGCTTGCCGAGCTGAAGCAGCTGCAGGTATCACGCGAAGAAGCGGCGCGTAAGCGGGAACAGTTGGGAGCGGAGCAGGCGAAGGAGGAGCAGCTCCTCGCCAAGGCGCAGCAGCGCCAGCGCGAGCTTGAACAGCAGCGTGCTGGCTATGAAGTCGCTCCTGATGAGCGGGAGCGTATTCAGGCTGCATATCACAGCGCGCAGGAGATCGCTAGATTGCAGCAGCAGCAAGCTGCCGCAGCTCAGGAAGAAGCGGCGTACCGCGTCAGAACAGAGCAAGCCGCGCTTCGCCTGCAAGATTTGGTTCAGGCGAAGCAGTTGATTGAGACTGGTTGTCACGATCTAGCGAGAGAGGCACTAGAGCAGATTTATTATTTACAGCAGCTTAGCGTTGATGCTGTCTCTTGTCGACAGCTTCTGACCCAATTGGAGGCGGAGCTGAAGGCGTCGCTGAAAGAACGCGAGCTGCATATTTGGTCCCTCCGCCTGGCGGAGCAGCTGCAGGAAGGGGCGCCGTGCCCTGTATGCGGTTCGGAGCATCATCCCGGTATGGTTCTAACAGAAGGACAGTTCGCAGATGAGGAAGCGGAATTGACGCAGATTGGCGAACTACTAGGACGGATACAAGAACTGCAATACGAGCTGTCGCGTGATTTGGACACGGGGAATAGCCTGCTTGAATTGCTTGGAGTAGATAGTAGTGGAGCAAAGAATCTGGCTGCAGAGGAGCTAGAATTAATCGAAACGACGGGTACAGCTCGTCAGGAGACAGCCGCCTCTGTTATGCCATCCGTGCGGGATGGAGAGTCAGAGCAATCTGATCCTTTGACATCACTTAGCGTGCTTCAGCAGTCCATCGTTGAAATCGGGGAAAAGCAGGGACAATTGCGTACTCTTCTACAACAGCTACAGCGTGATGCTAGGAAGGCAAAGGCTGATCTGACTGCCCTGCTGCCGCAACACAGTGCCACACAATCGGAATCGGCTGCTGCTATCGGATTGCTGGACCAATCGAGCTCACGGAGCGAAGCGCTTCTTGAGGAATTAACTACGAAGTTGGGGGCATGGCAGCAAGCCTATCCCCCATTGTCTCTCGATTCTGTAGGACAGCTGCAAGAACAAATTCAGGCCAAGGACCGCCAGCTTGCAGATGTTAGGGAGAGGCTTGCTGTTAGCATTCCCTATATTGAAGAGAGAACGGCTCGTATTGCTAGTTTAGTGCAAAAGGGCGTGGAGCTTGATAAACAGCTGCTACAGGCGGAGACACAGGAGCAAGGGAAAAAGGCTTTGCTGCAAGAGAAGCAGGAGCGGCTAAATACCTGGATCGGCTCAGAGCAAGTAGGTCAGCTGCTGCTTGAAGCTGAGAATTCCCTGAAGTCACTGCGCCAAGCCGCTGAGCATACTCGCAAGCTGCAATTGGAGACGTCTACCCACAGCAATGAAGCTGGAACGCTTGCTGCTTCGGCTAATCAGGCGGCGGTATCCGCCCGAGAGCAGGAGCAATACTGGGCAGAGCGCTGCTCGGAGCAATTGGCTGCGTCGCCATTTGCCACAGAGCAGGAAGCGGTGGAAGCGTTAATGAGTGCGGAACAGTCGGAAGCGAGTGCACAGCGGATTAAGGTACACAGAGATGAGCAGCTTGAACACAAGATCCGCCTGAAGGAACTGGATGTCAGGCTGAATGGCCGGATGGTTGATCAGGCGGACTGGGAGGCCTGTCAGCTTGCGTTGTCGCTGGCCAAACAGCAGGATGAGGCGGCTCTACAAGGTCAGGCTCGTTCGGAGCGTGATCTGGAGGATTTGGCTTCGCGGCATGTGCGCTGGAAGGAGCTTGAGGTTAGACGACTAGACCTTGAGCATCAGGCTGGATTAATGGCCAAGCTGCAGACGACGCTTCGCGGCAACGCCTTCGTTGAATATGTTGCTGAGGAACAGTTGATGAATGTCAGCCATGCGGCCTCCCAGCGTCTCCGCTCGCTAACGAAGCAGCGATATTCTCTGGAGACAGATTCGGGCGGAGGCTTTGTCATTTGCGATGACGCAAATGGAGGTGTGAAGCGGCCGGTAGGGACGCTGTCCGGTGGAGAGACATTTCTGACCTCGCTGGCGCTTGCACTGGCGTTGTCTGCACAAATTCAGCTTCGTGGCAAATATCCACTGCAATTCTTTTTCCTGGATGAAGGATTTGGCACACTCGACCCTGAATTACTGGATACGGTAATTACTTCTCTGGAGCATCTTCATCATGATCACCTCTCGGTCGGAATCATTACACATGTGGCCGAGCTGCGGGCACGACTGGTACGCAAGCTTGTTGTTATACCGGCGGAGAGTGGCGGCGAAGGTTCTAAGGTTGTCGTGGAGAGAATGTAG
- a CDS encoding response regulator transcription factor yields the protein MKIKVLIADDNSFIREGMRIILNSFEEFEVLATVEDGREAVEFCQANEVDVALLDVRMPNMNGVEATRLLTETTKTKPLILTTFDDDEYITDAIRFGAKGYLLKNNDPERIRDAIRSIHHGHNVLQNVILDKLKLNLGDHTPGVVEPPIDVSLFTERELEVMSGIAKGLSNKEISRELFISEGTVANYITSLLNKTGLEHRTQIAIYYLTGRIR from the coding sequence ATGAAAATTAAAGTATTAATCGCGGATGATAATTCATTTATCAGAGAGGGCATGCGCATTATCCTCAACTCTTTCGAGGAATTCGAAGTACTAGCCACAGTGGAGGACGGCCGCGAGGCGGTGGAATTCTGCCAGGCCAACGAGGTGGATGTAGCGCTGCTCGATGTGCGCATGCCGAATATGAATGGTGTCGAGGCTACTCGTCTGCTCACGGAGACGACGAAGACGAAGCCGCTTATTCTGACTACCTTTGACGATGATGAGTATATTACGGATGCTATTCGCTTTGGCGCCAAGGGATATTTGCTAAAAAATAACGATCCTGAGCGGATCCGTGATGCGATTAGGAGTATCCATCATGGTCATAACGTATTGCAGAATGTCATTCTTGACAAACTGAAGCTGAATCTTGGCGATCATACGCCCGGCGTGGTCGAACCGCCGATTGATGTCAGTTTGTTCACTGAGCGCGAACTAGAGGTCATGTCCGGCATTGCCAAAGGGTTGTCCAACAAAGAGATTTCCAGGGAACTGTTCATTTCTGAAGGAACGGTCGCTAATTATATCACTTCGCTATTGAACAAGACCGGGCTTGAGCACCGCACCCAAATTGCTATCTATTATTTAACGGGAAGGATACGTTAG
- a CDS encoding sensor histidine kinase has product MGNKLVVLLFVVSGAYFMNDRPSRWLVFYFLVYIAINLSAQIIRNRYVAQAVIGIGMAYTLICAFYINPYFLLLYPFSIFDLASYDGQRQKWYYLLLLVPLWIISGSLLMLYGLIAVLSMMNYLLISKSRDKARKQEEQLDQMRHSQDQLRRKLHENEEFIRVSEYTYKLEERNRLSQEIHDGVGHSMTGALIQMEAAKRILQTDPESAENLLQNAIGISKEAIEQIRHTLKNMKPALQQLGIQRLKTLVEAFGGHSGLVTSVIHGGNLELITPLHWKIIHENVTEALTNTAKYAGATTVHVEVRVLGKMIKVVVNDNGRGKDKIVKGLGLIGMEERSASVGGTIIADGTKGFSVTTLIPLTGES; this is encoded by the coding sequence ATGGGTAATAAGCTGGTTGTCTTATTATTCGTTGTTTCTGGGGCGTACTTTATGAATGATCGGCCCTCGAGATGGCTAGTATTCTATTTTCTTGTCTATATTGCGATCAATCTATCGGCTCAGATAATACGCAACCGTTATGTCGCACAGGCTGTAATCGGGATTGGAATGGCTTATACACTAATTTGTGCGTTCTATATTAATCCTTATTTTTTGCTACTATACCCGTTTAGCATTTTTGATTTGGCTTCGTATGACGGCCAGAGACAGAAATGGTACTATCTCTTGCTGCTCGTACCGCTATGGATCATCAGCGGCTCTCTGCTTATGCTGTATGGTCTTATAGCTGTACTGAGTATGATGAACTACCTACTAATCAGTAAATCGCGTGACAAGGCCAGGAAGCAGGAGGAACAACTGGATCAGATGCGGCATTCTCAGGACCAGCTTCGCAGGAAGCTGCATGAGAATGAGGAGTTCATTCGCGTATCGGAGTATACATATAAGCTGGAGGAGCGTAACCGTTTGTCTCAGGAAATTCATGACGGGGTAGGCCACTCGATGACAGGTGCGCTTATTCAAATGGAGGCAGCCAAGCGTATTTTGCAGACCGATCCTGAGTCCGCTGAGAATCTGCTGCAGAATGCCATCGGCATCTCCAAAGAGGCGATCGAACAGATCCGGCATACGCTGAAGAACATGAAACCAGCGCTGCAGCAACTAGGGATCCAGCGGCTGAAGACGTTGGTGGAGGCCTTCGGTGGCCATTCCGGCCTAGTGACTTCGGTTATACATGGGGGCAATCTTGAACTGATTACACCCCTTCACTGGAAGATCATTCATGAGAATGTGACAGAAGCATTGACGAATACAGCCAAGTACGCAGGTGCTACAACGGTTCATGTTGAAGTTCGGGTATTGGGTAAAATGATCAAAGTTGTTGTGAACGACAATGGGCGCGGTAAAGATAAAATTGTGAAGGGCCTCGGACTGATTGGTATGGAAGAACGGTCTGCCTCAGTGGGTGGTACAATTATTGCTGATGGAACGAAGGGCTTCAGCGTCACTACGCTCATTCCGCTTACCGGGGAAAGCTAG